A portion of the Candidatus Nitrosotenuis aquarius genome contains these proteins:
- a CDS encoding ribosome biogenesis/translation initiation ATPase RLI: protein MTHRVAVLDKELCQPKKCGLECIKYCPVNKSGADCIILNEEIKKAQIDEDICNGCGICVKVCPFEAITIVNLATELGVDKIHQYGKNSFRLYKLPTPKKGEVVGLLGRNGMGKSTVVSILSGNLKPNLGNYDSPPEWDQILKRFAGTELKEHFEKIKNQEIRAAIKPQQVYNISQVFDGTGKELLDKYDQRGVTGDLVKELGLQNSLEHHVKELSGGELQRISVAAAASREADFYFFDEPSSYNDVFQRRGVARVIHSLANIGKSVMVVEHDLTLLDFLSDYIEILYGEPSAYGIVSGILSTKVGINVFLDGYLPNENVRFRDKKFSFDVSTSAEDFEKGEVLIKYPALKRNYPAFSVSVEPGQVRRGEVMGIMGANALGKTTMMKMIAGVEKPDEGTVDKAITISYKPQYIPNDYDVEVLSVLDKANGGPIFGSIEEEQIVDPLKIKKLYNKSIKNLSGGELQKVAVATCLLKKADVYALDEPSAFLDVEDRIAIAKFIQRFVRSFAKSAIIIDHDIQLMDLISDTMVIFEGESGKSGHGTTPMSKADAMNRFLNSLDITFRRDEQTLRPRVNKAGSRLDKQQKDSGHFYYKH, encoded by the coding sequence ATGACGCACCGAGTAGCGGTACTAGACAAGGAGTTGTGCCAGCCAAAAAAATGCGGCCTAGAGTGCATCAAGTACTGTCCCGTCAACAAGTCTGGCGCAGACTGTATCATACTAAATGAGGAGATAAAAAAGGCGCAAATTGACGAGGATATTTGCAATGGGTGCGGGATTTGCGTCAAAGTATGCCCGTTTGAGGCAATCACAATAGTAAATCTGGCAACAGAACTAGGAGTGGACAAGATTCACCAATATGGCAAAAACTCATTTCGACTATACAAATTACCTACGCCAAAAAAAGGCGAAGTCGTAGGATTATTGGGCAGAAACGGCATGGGAAAAAGTACTGTCGTTTCCATTTTGTCTGGCAACCTCAAGCCAAACCTTGGCAATTATGACTCCCCGCCGGAATGGGACCAAATACTAAAGAGATTTGCAGGAACCGAGCTAAAGGAGCACTTTGAGAAAATAAAAAACCAAGAGATAAGAGCGGCAATAAAACCACAACAAGTCTACAACATTTCCCAAGTCTTTGACGGTACAGGAAAAGAGTTGCTGGACAAATATGATCAGAGAGGGGTCACAGGAGATTTGGTCAAGGAGCTTGGCCTGCAAAATTCACTAGAACACCATGTAAAGGAATTATCTGGTGGAGAACTACAAAGAATTTCTGTTGCAGCAGCTGCATCAAGGGAAGCTGACTTTTACTTTTTTGACGAGCCATCCTCTTACAATGACGTATTTCAGAGAAGAGGAGTCGCCCGGGTAATACACAGCTTGGCAAACATTGGAAAATCAGTAATGGTGGTAGAACACGACTTGACGCTGCTTGACTTTTTGTCGGATTATATTGAAATTTTGTATGGCGAGCCGTCCGCATATGGTATAGTGTCTGGAATTTTGTCAACAAAAGTGGGAATCAATGTATTTTTGGACGGGTACCTGCCAAACGAAAACGTCCGGTTCCGTGACAAGAAATTCAGCTTTGATGTTTCCACGTCTGCAGAAGACTTTGAGAAAGGCGAAGTTCTAATCAAATATCCTGCACTAAAGCGAAACTATCCTGCGTTTTCCGTGTCTGTTGAACCAGGCCAAGTAAGGCGAGGCGAGGTAATGGGAATAATGGGCGCAAATGCCCTTGGAAAAACAACCATGATGAAGATGATTGCAGGAGTCGAAAAGCCTGACGAAGGCACAGTTGATAAGGCAATCACAATATCGTACAAGCCGCAATACATTCCAAATGACTATGATGTCGAGGTGTTATCCGTACTGGACAAGGCAAATGGCGGCCCAATATTTGGAAGTATAGAAGAAGAGCAAATCGTGGATCCACTAAAAATCAAAAAACTATACAACAAATCAATCAAGAACCTGTCCGGAGGAGAATTGCAAAAGGTGGCAGTTGCCACATGCCTTCTCAAAAAAGCAGATGTCTACGCACTAGATGAACCGTCGGCATTTTTGGATGTCGAAGACAGAATTGCAATTGCCAAATTCATCCAGAGATTCGTAAGATCTTTTGCAAAATCGGCCATCATAATAGACCATGACATTCAGCTAATGGACTTGATTTCTGATACCATGGTAATCTTTGAAGGAGAGTCTGGCAAGTCCGGCCACGGAACAACACCAATGAGTAAAGCAGATGCAATGAATAGATTCCTCAATTCCTTAGACATTACATTTAGGCGGGACGAGCAAACGCTACGACCACGAGTAAACAAGGCAGGAAGCAGGCTGGACAAGCAGCAAAAAGACTCTGGTCACTTTTACTACAAGCATTGA
- a CDS encoding leucyl aminopeptidase, which translates to MRGRLVFVKAENTDPAKKKTKSLCYFVTEKSDLPLGFPKLDQKLVDSTKNAVKETKAKLGAISIIHTHDMIPAQRILIAGLGPRHKITHESLRSTSGKIAKKASEIGLDEYTIVIPGGLPVSSKGTIEAIVEGSRLALYSFDKYKKEKKKIPNLTIISSDAKASQIASRANIASEGVIYAREIANLPPNECNPAQLAGFAKSLSSKNKLKCTVLSKAELKQKGFGGITAVGQGSKNEPKLIILEYNGKKDVKPTILVGKAVTFDTGGISIKPADKMDEMKFDKCGGCTVLGIIKAASELKLPVNLVGIVPSVENMPGGESYRPGDIIKLYDGKTAEILNTDAEGRLILFDALSYGIKTYKPKEIIDFATLTGACIVALGANVAGLVSNNKKIADKIAKSSQNTGEQVWQLPINDDYMDMIKSDYADIRNTGPGRVAGTITAAAFLANAVGNTPWAHFDIAGTAWVQTGAKEKSYNPKGATGFGVRLMLDYLSSP; encoded by the coding sequence ATGCGAGGCAGACTTGTGTTTGTAAAAGCAGAAAACACTGATCCTGCCAAGAAAAAAACAAAATCGCTTTGCTATTTTGTCACAGAAAAATCAGATCTGCCGCTAGGATTTCCAAAACTAGATCAAAAACTGGTCGACTCAACAAAAAATGCAGTCAAGGAAACCAAGGCAAAACTGGGAGCAATCTCAATTATTCACACACATGACATGATTCCTGCGCAGAGAATTCTAATTGCTGGCCTTGGCCCTAGGCACAAAATCACCCATGAATCGCTGAGGTCTACGTCTGGCAAAATTGCAAAAAAGGCAAGCGAGATAGGCCTAGACGAATACACAATAGTCATTCCAGGCGGGCTGCCAGTTAGCTCCAAGGGAACAATTGAGGCAATAGTGGAAGGCTCTAGACTTGCGCTGTATTCATTTGACAAGTACAAAAAAGAAAAGAAAAAAATTCCAAATCTCACAATAATATCATCTGATGCAAAGGCATCACAAATAGCATCAAGGGCAAATATTGCATCCGAAGGCGTCATCTATGCTAGAGAAATTGCAAATCTTCCTCCAAACGAGTGCAATCCTGCACAACTGGCAGGTTTTGCAAAATCACTGTCATCAAAGAACAAGCTAAAGTGCACCGTACTATCAAAGGCAGAACTAAAGCAGAAGGGATTTGGTGGAATTACGGCAGTAGGTCAGGGAAGCAAAAACGAACCAAAACTCATCATACTAGAATACAACGGCAAAAAAGACGTCAAACCTACCATACTGGTAGGAAAAGCAGTCACGTTTGACACCGGCGGAATTTCGATAAAACCTGCAGACAAGATGGACGAGATGAAGTTTGACAAGTGTGGTGGATGCACAGTACTTGGAATAATCAAGGCCGCATCGGAGCTAAAGCTTCCTGTAAATCTGGTTGGAATTGTGCCATCAGTTGAGAACATGCCTGGCGGGGAGTCATATCGACCCGGTGACATAATAAAACTATACGATGGAAAAACGGCAGAAATACTAAACACCGACGCAGAGGGGCGCCTGATCCTATTTGATGCACTGTCCTATGGCATCAAGACCTACAAGCCAAAGGAGATAATCGACTTTGCAACACTTACAGGCGCATGCATTGTGGCACTGGGCGCAAATGTCGCAGGCCTAGTAAGCAACAACAAAAAAATCGCAGACAAAATTGCAAAATCGTCTCAGAACACTGGAGAGCAGGTCTGGCAGCTTCCAATCAATGACGATTACATGGACATGATAAAGTCCGACTATGCAGATATCAGAAACACAGGTCCTGGCAGGGTTGCCGGAACAATAACTGCAGCCGCATTTTTGGCAAACGCAGTTGGAAACACGCCTTGGGCTCACTTTGACATTGCAGGAACTGCGTGGGTACAGACAGGTGCCAAGGAAAAATCATACAACCCAAAAGGTGCAACTGGATTTGGCGTGCGACTGATGCTGGATTATCTTAGTAGCCCCTAG